A window of the Paenibacillus woosongensis genome harbors these coding sequences:
- the spoIIAB gene encoding anti-sigma F factor, with protein sequence MNQSASNFMSLQFAARSENESFARVTVAAFVSQLDPTMDEITDLKTVVSEAVTNCIIHGYDNDPEGIVTISAQIEGDTVTLVIEDKGRGIEDVELAKQPLYTSKPELERSGMGFTIMENFMDEFDVVSEMGGGTSIRMKKRIVSKKALYN encoded by the coding sequence ATGAACCAGTCCGCCAGCAATTTCATGTCGCTGCAATTTGCCGCAAGATCGGAGAATGAATCCTTTGCCAGAGTGACGGTTGCCGCATTTGTATCGCAGCTCGATCCCACCATGGATGAAATTACGGATCTGAAGACCGTCGTGTCCGAAGCCGTAACGAACTGCATTATTCACGGATATGACAACGATCCCGAAGGAATCGTCACGATTTCAGCTCAGATTGAAGGGGATACCGTTACTTTGGTGATAGAAGACAAAGGACGGGGAATCGAAGACGTTGAGCTTGCAAAGCAGCCACTCTATACCTCTAAGCCGGAGCTGGAGCGTTCGGGGATGGGCTTTACGATCATGGAGAATTTCATGGATGAGTTTGACGTTGTCAGCGAAATGGGCGGAGGCACGTCCATTCGGATGAAGAAGAGGATTGTATCCAAGAAAGCTTTATATAATTAG
- the spoIIAA gene encoding anti-sigma F factor antagonist: MNLHVEMVRHRETLIVRLSGELDHHTADDVRMRMDEEIARGDCRHLVLSLKSLDFMDSSGLGVILGRYKLIKHKGGKMVLCDVNRSVYRLFEMSGLFKIMSIFENESDALSELEVAL, translated from the coding sequence GTGAATTTACATGTGGAAATGGTAAGGCACCGCGAGACGCTGATCGTGCGTTTAAGCGGAGAGCTGGATCACCATACGGCCGACGACGTCCGTATGCGAATGGATGAGGAGATTGCGCGGGGGGATTGCCGCCATCTAGTGCTTAGCTTGAAGTCCTTGGATTTTATGGACAGCTCGGGTCTGGGCGTCATTCTCGGAAGATACAAGCTGATTAAGCATAAGGGCGGAAAAATGGTGCTGTGTGACGTAAACCGCTCGGTATACCGGCTGTTCGAAATGTCGGGTCTCTTCAAGATCATGAGCATTTTCGAGAATGAGAGCGATGCGCTCTCTGAATTGGAGGTCGCATTATGA
- a CDS encoding D-alanyl-D-alanine carboxypeptidase family protein, giving the protein MSKRLIIWSIAVLLIFPAWPAAMSANHGGAHEDGDVLLAENANSAVLMDADTGTIIYEKKSHDKLPPASITKIMTMLLTMEAIEKGTLKLSDKVTTSEYAASMGGSQIFLEAGEQMTVEELLKGIAMASGNDASVAIAEKIAGSEKGFVRLMNQRAAELGMKNTQFKNCNGLPVEGHYSSAYDIAIMSRELLKHPEVTKYTGAYQDYLRQNTQKPFWLVNTNKLVRFYTGADGLKTGYTSEAKFCLAATAQRDGLRLIAVVLGEPNTKTRNSEVSAMFDYAFSQYALMPIYKAGEVIGRVKIQKGQSSMLELSAARQLNVLVNKGAAPGSITHKLEVPEKLAAPIKKGQNIGKLIVYQENKVITEFPLKSPTDIDKAGWWTMFKRSASHLFFVDS; this is encoded by the coding sequence TTGAGCAAGCGGCTGATAATTTGGAGCATCGCAGTTCTGCTGATTTTCCCGGCCTGGCCGGCGGCCATGTCCGCCAATCACGGCGGGGCGCATGAGGATGGGGATGTTCTATTGGCGGAAAATGCCAATTCCGCCGTGTTAATGGATGCAGATACGGGAACGATCATTTATGAGAAGAAAAGCCATGACAAGCTGCCGCCAGCCAGCATCACGAAAATCATGACCATGCTGCTGACGATGGAGGCAATTGAGAAAGGCACCTTGAAGCTTTCGGATAAAGTGACTACAAGCGAATACGCGGCTTCGATGGGCGGTTCGCAAATATTCCTGGAGGCAGGGGAACAAATGACCGTGGAAGAATTGCTCAAAGGCATAGCGATGGCCTCGGGCAATGATGCTTCCGTGGCGATCGCCGAGAAAATCGCCGGATCGGAAAAAGGCTTTGTCAGGCTAATGAATCAGCGGGCTGCCGAGCTTGGTATGAAGAATACGCAATTTAAGAACTGTAACGGTCTTCCTGTCGAGGGACATTACAGCTCAGCTTATGACATTGCCATCATGAGCCGGGAGCTGCTGAAGCATCCGGAGGTTACGAAATATACGGGGGCGTACCAGGATTACTTACGGCAGAATACGCAGAAGCCGTTCTGGCTTGTCAACACGAACAAGCTCGTCCGGTTCTACACCGGCGCGGACGGATTGAAGACCGGTTATACGTCGGAGGCCAAATTCTGTTTGGCGGCCACGGCGCAAAGAGATGGCCTGCGGCTGATCGCCGTTGTCCTGGGAGAACCAAATACGAAGACGCGGAACAGTGAGGTTTCCGCCATGTTCGATTACGCCTTCTCCCAATATGCCCTGATGCCGATTTACAAGGCCGGCGAAGTGATCGGGAGAGTGAAGATCCAAAAGGGACAATCCTCGATGCTGGAGCTGTCTGCAGCCCGCCAACTGAATGTGCTGGTCAACAAGGGAGCTGCCCCGGGCAGCATCACTCATAAGCTTGAGGTACCTGAGAAGCTTGCTGCCCCGATCAAGAAAGGCCAAAATATCGGGAAGCTGATCGTTTATCAGGAGAATAAGGTTATCACCGAGTTCCCATTGAAATCACCAACGGATATTGATAAGGCAGGATGGTGGACGATGTTCAAGCGCTCTGCCTCGCATCTGTTTTTTGTAGATTCATAG
- a CDS encoding purine-nucleoside phosphorylase gives MTTILTQGMIQEAADYIRSKSSVAPKIGLILGSGLGVLADHIEEAVSIAYKDIPYFPQSTVEGHAGELLIGTVQGAPVVLMKGRFHMYEGYGPELTAFPVRVMKALGVAKLLVTNAAGGINTSYKPGDLMLISDHINMTGRNPLAGPNDAEQGPRFPDMSEAYNRKLREIAKQVAKEKEVPLQEGVYVGLLGPSYETPAEIRMFRTLGADAVGMSTVSEVIVARHAGIEVLGISCISNMAAGILDQPLSHEEVIETTDRVREKFLNLVLGIIPKL, from the coding sequence ATGACAACGATATTAACGCAAGGAATGATTCAGGAAGCCGCGGATTATATTCGTTCCAAATCGAGTGTGGCGCCGAAGATCGGCTTGATCCTTGGCTCGGGTCTGGGTGTGCTGGCTGACCATATCGAGGAGGCTGTGAGCATCGCTTATAAGGATATTCCTTATTTTCCCCAGTCGACGGTAGAGGGGCATGCGGGCGAGCTGTTGATTGGTACGGTGCAAGGAGCCCCTGTCGTGCTGATGAAGGGCCGTTTTCACATGTATGAAGGCTACGGTCCGGAACTGACGGCATTTCCGGTTCGGGTGATGAAGGCGCTTGGGGTGGCAAAGCTGCTTGTTACAAACGCAGCAGGCGGAATTAACACATCGTACAAGCCTGGCGATCTGATGCTGATCTCGGATCACATCAATATGACGGGGAGAAACCCGCTCGCAGGTCCGAATGATGCTGAACAGGGTCCTCGTTTTCCAGATATGTCGGAGGCCTACAACCGCAAGCTTCGCGAGATTGCCAAGCAGGTAGCCAAAGAAAAGGAAGTACCGCTGCAGGAGGGCGTCTATGTAGGCTTGCTAGGGCCATCATACGAAACGCCTGCAGAGATTAGAATGTTCCGTACTCTGGGAGCAGATGCTGTAGGCATGTCCACGGTATCGGAGGTTATCGTAGCCAGACATGCTGGCATCGAGGTGTTGGGCATATCCTGTATCAGCAATATGGCTGCTGGCATTCTGGATCAGCCGCTTTCCCATGAGGAAGTGATCGAGACGACGGACCGGGTTCGTGAGAAGTTCCTTAACCTCGTTCTCGGAATTATCCCCAAATTGTAA
- the xerD gene encoding site-specific tyrosine recombinase XerD has product MEQYIAPFMGYLTDHKRLSAATLECYKRDVEQFISYSQERGVNEPAQLTRAGVKLYFTMLGHSGKAPATVARSAVSLRAFFTYLQRERLLDQEPGEWIEAPRIDKSPPQTLTVAEVDLLLDMPDVSQTSGLRDKAMLELIYATGIRVSELIALDVTDVDTAMKFVRCSGGKERIIPMGTVTAEWLEKYLRESRPKMLNRSDTEVLFPNARGDRLSRQGFWKIVKKYGREAGIEADITPHTLRHSFAVHLLEGGADVKSVQEMLGHADMVTVQMYLSKRKPNLKSVYEAFHPRGKAQAFDSSVGQT; this is encoded by the coding sequence TTGGAACAGTATATTGCCCCGTTTATGGGTTATTTGACTGATCATAAGAGGTTAAGCGCGGCAACGTTGGAATGCTACAAGCGGGACGTAGAGCAATTTATCAGTTATTCACAAGAACGCGGGGTGAATGAGCCTGCCCAACTGACGAGGGCAGGGGTGAAGCTTTATTTCACGATGCTCGGCCATTCTGGAAAAGCCCCGGCAACCGTGGCCAGGTCTGCGGTGTCGCTGCGCGCTTTTTTTACATATTTGCAGCGGGAGCGGCTTTTGGATCAGGAGCCGGGCGAATGGATTGAGGCGCCAAGAATCGACAAGTCCCCGCCGCAGACGCTGACTGTGGCCGAGGTCGATTTGCTGCTGGACATGCCAGATGTGTCCCAAACCTCCGGGCTGCGTGACAAGGCGATGCTGGAGCTGATCTATGCGACAGGAATCCGCGTATCCGAGCTTATTGCGCTGGATGTCACGGACGTCGATACCGCTATGAAATTTGTGCGGTGCTCTGGCGGGAAGGAGCGGATTATCCCCATGGGGACCGTTACGGCTGAGTGGCTGGAGAAATATTTGAGAGAAAGCCGCCCGAAGATGTTAAACCGGTCCGACACCGAAGTGCTGTTCCCTAATGCAAGGGGAGATCGGCTCTCTCGCCAGGGTTTTTGGAAAATCGTCAAGAAGTACGGCAGGGAGGCTGGGATCGAAGCGGACATTACTCCGCATACGCTTCGCCATTCCTTCGCCGTGCATCTGCTGGAAGGCGGCGCTGACGTAAAGTCGGTGCAGGAAATGCTAGGACATGCCGATATGGTTACCGTGCAGATGTATTTAAGCAAACGCAAGCCCAACTTGAAGTCCGTCTATGAGGCATTTCATCCCAGGGGCAAGGCGCAGGCCTTCGATTCTTCAGTTGGACAAACGTAA
- a CDS encoding DUF4227 family protein yields the protein MVISVRKWLRSVKFAVLFIALAYLMYKVLGTFGGYLLPEDKYRIPDGSAIKAFQTERAGNYGIEFMAERLKLFYWYGE from the coding sequence ATGGTAATTTCAGTTCGAAAATGGCTGCGGAGCGTCAAGTTTGCGGTATTGTTCATTGCGCTGGCGTATTTGATGTACAAGGTGCTGGGTACATTCGGCGGCTATCTGCTTCCAGAGGATAAATACCGTATTCCAGATGGCTCGGCCATTAAAGCTTTTCAAACGGAGCGGGCCGGCAATTATGGAATTGAATTTATGGCGGAACGATTAAAGCTGTTTTATTGGTACGGAGAATAA
- a CDS encoding Fur family transcriptional regulator: MEAKIDKIKQQLQSQGYKLTPQREATVRILLENEDDHLSAEDVFMLVKDIAPEIGLATVYRTLELLSELHVVEKINFGDGVARYDLRTDTSKHHHHHLICVQCGAMDEIREDWLGPLEERLEKEFNFTVLDHRLDFHGICYRCKDKNDNNPESGNKKS, translated from the coding sequence ATGGAAGCAAAGATCGACAAAATCAAGCAGCAGTTACAATCCCAGGGTTACAAATTGACGCCCCAACGGGAAGCTACGGTACGGATATTGCTCGAGAACGAAGACGATCATCTTAGTGCGGAAGATGTTTTCATGCTCGTCAAAGACATAGCTCCTGAAATCGGTCTTGCGACCGTTTACCGTACTTTGGAGTTGCTAAGCGAATTGCATGTCGTGGAGAAGATCAACTTCGGCGATGGCGTTGCTCGCTACGATTTGAGAACCGATACGAGCAAACATCATCACCATCACCTCATCTGCGTACAATGTGGTGCCATGGATGAGATCCGCGAGGATTGGCTTGGGCCACTGGAAGAAAGACTGGAGAAAGAGTTTAACTTCACTGTGCTCGATCACCGTCTTGATTTCCACGGGATTTGTTACCGCTGCAAAGACAAGAACGACAACAATCCTGAGTCCGGCAATAAGAAATCTTAA
- the spoIIM gene encoding stage II sporulation protein M: MIRPFRYALKDQTPIYVFVSVLFLMGVVFGALMVNALTLEQQQDLSRYLGNFFISINEGGADFHPMAFWEVAVLHLKWLGLIWLLGLSVIGLPGILILDFLKGVLIGFTVGCLVGQFTWKGLLFALVSVAPHNLIIIPVLLISSVAAIGFSLNIIRSRVLMNRSGSVAGPFVSYTGVTMALGLMMLAASSFETWVTPVMMAWVTPMLESSLTL, from the coding sequence ATGATTCGGCCTTTTCGTTATGCGCTTAAGGATCAAACCCCTATTTATGTGTTCGTTTCGGTGCTCTTTCTCATGGGGGTTGTGTTCGGCGCCTTAATGGTCAATGCCCTGACGTTAGAGCAGCAGCAGGACTTGTCCCGGTATTTGGGCAATTTCTTCATTTCCATTAACGAAGGTGGAGCCGACTTTCACCCGATGGCATTTTGGGAGGTCGCCGTCCTGCATTTGAAATGGCTCGGTTTGATCTGGCTGCTCGGCTTATCAGTCATCGGATTGCCGGGCATTCTTATTTTGGACTTCCTGAAGGGGGTTCTAATCGGGTTTACGGTGGGCTGTCTCGTCGGCCAATTTACCTGGAAAGGGCTGTTGTTCGCCCTGGTGTCCGTTGCTCCGCATAATTTAATCATTATACCGGTGCTGTTGATCAGCAGCGTCGCTGCTATCGGTTTTTCGCTGAATATTATCCGCAGCAGAGTGCTCATGAACCGCAGCGGCAGTGTTGCTGGGCCTTTTGTGAGTTATACAGGGGTGACCATGGCTTTGGGTCTAATGATGCTGGCTGCCTCGTCTTTCGAAACGTGGGTAACCCCAGTGATGATGGCATGGGTCACACCGATGCTTGAATCCAGCCTGACACTCTAG
- a CDS encoding endonuclease Q family protein produces the protein MATSTANSNDMSSSLETYYADLHVHIGRTNAGNPVKISGSRNLTFGNIAKEAEERKGISLIGIIDCHSPGVQRDIDDYLQAGEMKELQEGGIAYGGTTILLGSELEIREPGMGPAHLLVFYPSLEQMKSFTKWLDKHMKNVHLSSQRVYVPARELQKEVYDRGGMVIPAHIFTPHRSIYGSCAPRMAEVLDLELVSAVELGLSADTEMAGLLSELDPYPILTNSDAHSLGKIGRENNELRMARPNYCEFQKALGMKEGRRIAANYGLNPRLGKYHRTFCGGCSYIIDEAAAAVERCPYCGSAKLVRGVQDRIRSIADRSEPAVPAHRPPYHYQVPLEFIPGLGPVKFEALLRAFGTEMNILHRVSEQELAGVVGGDLAGSIAAARDGRLALTSGGGGTYGKVDTAKGFGE, from the coding sequence ATGGCAACCAGCACAGCAAATTCAAATGATATGAGCAGTTCTTTAGAGACGTATTATGCCGATCTTCACGTGCATATTGGGCGGACAAACGCGGGAAATCCGGTTAAAATCAGCGGCAGCCGGAATTTGACGTTTGGCAATATCGCCAAGGAAGCAGAGGAGCGGAAAGGGATCTCTCTCATTGGAATCATCGACTGCCATTCTCCCGGCGTGCAGAGGGATATCGATGATTATTTGCAGGCCGGGGAGATGAAGGAACTTCAGGAGGGCGGAATTGCCTACGGCGGAACGACGATCCTGCTCGGCAGCGAGCTGGAAATTCGCGAGCCGGGGATGGGACCGGCCCATTTGCTTGTATTTTACCCCAGCCTGGAGCAAATGAAGTCCTTCACAAAATGGCTGGATAAGCACATGAAGAACGTACATTTGAGCTCGCAGCGTGTCTACGTTCCCGCTCGCGAGCTGCAGAAAGAGGTCTATGACCGGGGCGGCATGGTTATTCCGGCACATATTTTCACGCCCCACCGCAGCATTTACGGAAGCTGTGCCCCGCGAATGGCGGAGGTGCTGGACCTCGAGCTGGTCAGTGCTGTTGAGCTTGGCTTGAGCGCGGATACCGAGATGGCTGGCTTGCTTAGCGAGCTTGACCCTTACCCGATTCTGACGAATTCGGACGCCCATTCCTTAGGGAAGATCGGCAGGGAAAACAATGAACTGCGGATGGCCCGGCCGAATTACTGCGAATTCCAGAAGGCGCTGGGCATGAAGGAAGGCAGAAGGATTGCCGCCAATTACGGCTTGAATCCGCGGCTCGGCAAGTATCACCGGACATTTTGCGGCGGCTGCAGCTATATTATCGATGAGGCGGCAGCCGCTGTTGAACGCTGCCCGTATTGCGGCTCGGCCAAGCTCGTTCGGGGCGTGCAGGATCGAATCCGCTCGATTGCCGACCGATCCGAACCTGCCGTACCTGCGCATCGGCCTCCGTATCATTATCAGGTGCCGCTTGAGTTCATTCCGGGTCTTGGACCTGTGAAATTTGAAGCGCTGCTCCGAGCCTTTGGAACGGAGATGAATATTTTGCACCGGGTTTCCGAGCAAGAGCTGGCGGGGGTAGTCGGCGGGGATCTGGCCGGGAGTATCGCCGCAGCACGTGATGGACGGCTCGCCCTAACCTCGGGCGGCGGCGGGACGTACGGCAAAGTCGACACGGCGAAAGGTTTTGGCGAATAG
- a CDS encoding NUDIX domain-containing protein: MTSSNDKLKEITVSTEHIFTGKVISLQVDTVQLPDGTEGKREIVKHPGAVAVLAIHEGRLLLVDQYRQALGRCELEIPAGKLEHGEDPMEAARRELEEETGYRCSRLSLLHSFYTSPGFADELIHLYLAEDLKAGNASPDEDEFLEIIEATFAETQQYIAEGRISDAKTILAAYIWQQKMADDHANKGA, translated from the coding sequence ATGACATCATCTAACGATAAATTAAAAGAAATCACCGTATCTACGGAGCATATTTTTACAGGGAAAGTGATCTCGCTGCAGGTAGATACCGTACAGCTGCCTGACGGGACGGAAGGGAAACGCGAAATCGTCAAACATCCCGGCGCTGTAGCGGTTCTCGCCATCCACGAAGGACGGCTGCTGCTCGTCGATCAGTATCGCCAAGCGCTGGGGCGCTGCGAGCTGGAGATTCCCGCCGGCAAGCTGGAGCATGGCGAAGATCCGATGGAGGCGGCAAGACGCGAGCTGGAGGAAGAGACGGGCTATCGCTGCAGCAGGCTTTCTCTGCTGCATTCCTTCTACACGTCGCCTGGATTCGCGGATGAGCTTATCCATCTGTATTTGGCGGAGGATCTGAAGGCAGGCAATGCCTCACCGGACGAGGATGAATTTCTGGAAATCATTGAAGCTACCTTCGCGGAAACACAGCAATACATCGCGGAAGGCCGAATTTCCGATGCGAAGACGATTTTGGCCGCATATATATGGCAGCAAAAAATGGCCGACGATCATGCCAATAAGGGTGCGTAG
- a CDS encoding Z-ring formation inhibitor MciZ: MKSYISDNSLRAQGKASQIRILLNQWQKQSGPACKVKDLIASRQQLNPKVSSRE, translated from the coding sequence ATGAAGAGCTATATCTCGGACAATTCTCTTCGCGCGCAGGGCAAAGCCTCGCAAATCCGTATCCTGCTTAACCAATGGCAAAAACAATCCGGTCCAGCATGCAAAGTAAAGGATCTAATCGCTTCGCGGCAGCAATTGAACCCGAAGGTGAGCAGCCGTGAATAG
- a CDS encoding M20/M25/M40 family metallo-hydrolase: MINKDRIIAQFVELVQIDSETKDERNIADVLKTKFAELGLHVVEDDSMKRTGHGAGNIVATLQARPGVQAQPFLFTCHMDTVAPGKGIKPVIGEDGWIRSDGTTILGADDKAGLAALLEIIQVLQERQLPHGKIQFVITAGEESGLLGARAMDRSLLDSRFGFAIDSNGEVGSICVGAPTQARIEIEIFGKSAHAGVNPEDGISAIQVAGKAIARMKLGRIDEETTANIGKFEGGGPTNVVTDYAKLYAEARSLSREKVDKQLALMKEAVDTACSDFGARGEFRSDIIYPGFHLGAQDAVVQLAKRAAGKLGLSGRTFTSGGGSDANIMNGFGVPTVNLAVGYEEIHTTNERIKADDIVKIAEYALEIVAQTVNS, encoded by the coding sequence GTGATTAACAAGGACAGAATCATCGCACAATTTGTGGAATTAGTGCAAATCGACAGCGAGACGAAGGACGAACGGAATATTGCCGATGTTTTGAAAACGAAATTTGCGGAGCTAGGACTGCATGTGGTGGAGGACGACTCCATGAAACGGACCGGGCACGGCGCCGGCAACATCGTGGCAACATTGCAGGCAAGACCAGGAGTTCAAGCACAGCCATTCCTGTTCACCTGCCATATGGACACCGTTGCGCCGGGCAAAGGCATCAAACCTGTCATCGGCGAGGACGGCTGGATACGCAGTGATGGAACAACGATTCTTGGCGCCGATGACAAAGCAGGACTGGCGGCGCTGCTTGAAATCATTCAAGTGCTGCAGGAGCGGCAGCTGCCGCACGGAAAGATCCAGTTTGTCATTACCGCTGGAGAAGAGTCTGGATTGCTTGGCGCCAGAGCTATGGATCGCAGTTTGCTGGACTCCCGCTTCGGCTTTGCAATCGATTCAAACGGAGAAGTGGGTTCAATCTGTGTGGGGGCACCGACACAAGCGCGCATCGAGATTGAAATATTCGGCAAATCCGCGCATGCCGGCGTTAATCCGGAGGATGGGATCAGTGCGATCCAGGTCGCCGGCAAGGCGATTGCCCGGATGAAGCTGGGGCGCATTGACGAAGAAACGACGGCCAACATCGGCAAATTCGAAGGCGGCGGACCAACGAATGTCGTTACTGATTACGCGAAGCTGTATGCCGAAGCACGCAGCCTGTCGCGGGAAAAGGTGGATAAGCAGCTGGCGCTGATGAAGGAAGCCGTCGATACGGCCTGCAGCGATTTCGGAGCCAGAGGGGAGTTTAGAAGCGATATTATTTATCCCGGGTTCCATCTTGGAGCACAGGATGCCGTTGTCCAGTTGGCCAAACGGGCTGCAGGCAAGCTGGGGCTTTCCGGTAGAACCTTTACCTCCGGCGGGGGCAGCGACGCTAATATCATGAACGGATTCGGCGTGCCTACGGTTAATCTTGCAGTAGGATATGAGGAGATTCATACAACAAATGAGCGTATTAAGGCCGATGACATTGTGAAAATTGCCGAATACGCGCTGGAGATCGTCGCGCAAACGGTAAATTCATAA
- the prli42 gene encoding stressosome-associated protein Prli42 — MMQKKWFKVVVYLMLFAMIGSTLLALLEPLLFR; from the coding sequence ATGATGCAAAAAAAATGGTTCAAAGTCGTCGTTTATCTTATGCTATTCGCCATGATCGGTTCTACGCTGCTTGCGCTGCTCGAACCGCTGCTGTTCCGCTAG
- the lipB gene encoding lipoyl(octanoyl) transferase LipB encodes MNRMTNSLEVRYFPMMEYGEAWNRQKEIVKAIDEGQQQGHLLLLQHPPTYTIGSSRHPEHLLLSPEQLKERGISLFEIDRGGDITYHGPGQLVGYPLLWLDGNQGIDLHGYLRDIEQVIINYLARYGISGSRKQGYTGVWVGDVKIAAIGVKFNKCRRRKGFITSHGFAFNIKSGIQEDGFRGIIPCGIQEYGVTSLEDMTGLAFSVEQVAREILPYFNEVFQISEYKEHWES; translated from the coding sequence ATGAACCGTATGACGAATTCCTTGGAAGTCAGATATTTCCCGATGATGGAATACGGAGAGGCCTGGAATAGGCAAAAAGAGATCGTGAAGGCCATCGACGAAGGACAGCAGCAGGGGCACCTGCTGCTTCTTCAGCATCCGCCAACGTATACGATCGGCTCTTCGCGCCATCCGGAACATCTGCTGCTCAGCCCCGAGCAGCTGAAGGAACGAGGAATTTCCCTGTTTGAAATCGATCGGGGTGGAGATATTACATACCATGGACCGGGTCAGCTCGTCGGCTACCCGCTGCTTTGGCTGGATGGAAATCAGGGGATCGATCTGCACGGATATCTTCGGGATATCGAGCAGGTCATCATAAACTACTTAGCGCGGTATGGCATTTCTGGCTCGCGAAAGCAGGGCTATACCGGGGTATGGGTAGGTGATGTCAAAATTGCCGCCATTGGCGTGAAATTCAATAAATGCCGCCGGAGAAAAGGATTTATCACAAGCCACGGCTTTGCCTTCAACATCAAATCCGGGATTCAGGAGGATGGCTTTCGCGGCATCATCCCCTGCGGCATTCAGGAATATGGCGTGACCTCGTTGGAGGACATGACCGGGTTGGCCTTCTCCGTAGAGCAGGTGGCCCGTGAAATATTGCCTTATTTCAATGAAGTGTTTCAAATCTCCGAGTACAAGGAGCACTGGGAGTCATAA